The genomic DNA AGAGAAGTTGCCCATTTTCCGCTAAACTTGGGGGTATTGTTGGAATTAATGCGGCTACTGCGAGCAGTTTCGGATAACCCTGATGCAATTGTTGCCTGTTGATTATTAGCGGCTAATTGAACTGTTTGACCTGATTGAACTGTTTGAACAGCTTGCCCACCTCTCACCAACACTCCAACTGAATTCTGCAAAATTTGGTTAAGCCCAGGTGCTAAAATAGCGATCGCGATTCCCGTAACCACCACAGCAGTAATAAAATCCCCCCGGCGGTAAGCAGTGTCCAAACGGACTGGATTGTGCTGATAGCCAGATAAAGGAGAATAGACAATAGAAGATGTGTCAACAGGAAACTCAAACATCAGTCAATATCTCCCGCTTATCAAAGGTGTAACTCTTCAACTTGCCATCAGGCTCAAATTGCACAATTAACTTTTTGCCATTAGTAGCAGTCCAGCTAAATTTATCGAGTTCAATCCCACATCCAGCACCGATAATTGCTTCGATTTCTGCGATCGCTGTTCCAGTTTTTAGCAACTCTCTGACTTGGGCATATTGTTCAACAGTGAAGGGTTTTTGATTGATACAACCTGTTGCAGTTTGAGCTAAAACAGTTTTGATTTGATGGGCTGCAATCACACCTGCTTTCTCCACTCTCTGCTTCGTTTCTGGCAACAACGCCCCATCGAATTTCAAGTAATAACCGCTTCGTAAATTGAGCAATAACAACCCACTCATTAACAATAAAGCGATAGCGTTAGATGGTCTTAATTTAGCCCATGCCATAGCAATTTAATGGGGCATTGCTGCCCCATCCTCCCTGATTATTCGTTATCAGAAATAGGTACAGTTTGCAGAGCACCCCGCTGCAATTGCCGCAGTTCAGTTCTTGTCAATTGACGACCCCCTCCATAACTAGCAAAGGTAGGAGAAAAGCTGGTATTGGCATAGTTAATAGTTTGGGTACCCAAACCACCACCAACTGCCCAGCCAACTTGAGCCGGGTTAAAAGGGTCTGGAGATTTCGCTACTTGCTGTCTGGAAATCAAGGCATTCCAGACAAAGAAAAACCCAAAAATCGATAGCCAAATCAACCCAATACTGACACTAGCTGTGCGAATTGGCCACTTGCGTAATGCTTTAATCCACAAACAAATGGCATCATATCCCACCCATGGATTGCTATCAGCATCATAGTTAGGAACAACCACAACACGAGTCACAACCGTTTGTTGGGATTGGGTTTGATAATTGGGTTGTAAGGGAACATGAACTATTGAACTATTGTTGTTAGTCAAGGAATTTACCTCCTATAAAATGAAGTTGAGAATTGGGCAATAGCCCAGGTTTTGCAAAGGATTGCACTCTGCTATCACGCTTGGTTACGGTTGGCTATGCCTGTTTATTTGTCAGTATCAAAAGCAATTTACTTAAGAAAATCAGCAAAGTGAGCAATCAAAATGGGCGGAGCATACTTACGAATCAAGTAGCAAAAACAGGGCTTGCCCACATTACTATAAGAGCGATGCGAATCTGGTTCATGTCGCTTACACCGCAGCACATTTTTGATAATATCGCTGGCATTTCTGCTAACATCTAAGTAGCTCAAAATCTCTTCAAAAAGCTCCACCTCTGTTACATCTGGAAAGTATTTGGCAAACTGAGACTCGTCCCAAACAACAGGCCAAACTGGGGGGACAAAAGGAGGATTTGGTGGCATTCTTGAGACGTGAGACTCGTCCCTGGGACTTTGGGACGCTTCACTCAGATTGCTTTGTGGCTGTTGGGTTTGTTTGGGACTCGTCTCGCTGTTTGGGACTTGTCCCATCCAATCTCCTGATAGAAATTCTGAGCGATATCGCCTTTCTGCAATTAGCTTATTGATTTCCTCTTCAGTCGATTCGGCTACCCAGTAATCCCAACTAATTTGAGGATTATTCGGTGACTGTTGATTTGATTGTTGGCTTGGTTGCTGTTGATTTTGTTGATGTTGACTTTGTTGATGTTGATTTGGTTGCTGTTGACTTGATTGTTGTTGACTTGGTTGCTGTTGGCTTGATTGTTGCTGATTAGGTTGTTGTTGCCAAGGTTTAGGTATTGGCAATTCAGAGGAAATCACATCCGACTTTTCGCGATAGCTTAATTCAGGAAATAGCTGAATCAAGTATTGCGAATTCATCCAAGGTTGCAACTGTACCGCCTCTCGAATGGGATTGCCATCATCGTCTTCTCGATACCCCTTAATAAAGCCTCGAAAGGCAGGTCTAGGATGCCCAAAAGTGTCCCTTTCTGCCTTAAGATGAAGCGTGAGTAATTGCTCCTCTTTCATCTCATGTTCGCCTGTACGCTTGCTATTACCCGTGCCACCTTTCTTGTCCGTATGGCTGATTAAGATAGGAAATTCTCTAGCTTTTCTGGCATCAGATAAGACGGAAAATAGGAAATCCTCTACACCATTTCCAGGGATACGAGTAGCATAATTGGTGTACTCATCCCACACCGAAGTAATAGGAGGAGAATTGAGGTTGCGGGTTTTGAGTCGCTTGTAATAATTAGAGAGTTGAGCCGCAATTGCGGCATAGTTTTGTTGGTGTCCAACTAAACGACAAGCGAACCATTTATCCTCATTTTGATGAGCGTGAGGGTCGCTCACTTCTAAGCTGTGTCCGCAGTACAATTTTCTTAGTAAAATTAAGAAGCCAACAAAGGTAGTTTTGAAGGCTCCTTGACCTCCTTTTACTAGCAAAGCAGGGGGTTCAAGCAAGCACAAAACCCACTTAGTCTCAGGTTGATTGAGTAACATCCACAACTCTTCTAATCTGCGGTCATTTGCTCCTTTAGCTGCATCAATTGGTATTATTGGTTGAGTGGGAGGTGTGGGACTATTAGAAGAGTCTGGAGGCTGTTGTCCTGGTTGCCCAGGCGTTGTTTGTTGTGACTCTAATTCCAACACTTTGTAGAGGTGATAGCAGCCAGTTCCTACACTAATAAGAGCGATAGCGATGCCAATTGGTTTCCAATCAGGCGGCTTAGAAGTGGCGTATAACTTGTCAGTTTGCTGCCACAACTGCACATCTCTTTCTGTCAATACATCTTGAGTTTTAGTGGCATGATAACCAATAGTTAATGCACCCATAAAGCAGCCAGTAGCAATGCACGCTCGTACCCATTTATTCATGGCTGTTTGACCTCCTGTTCTCGATTGAATTTCATGGCTGTTTGACCTCCTGTTCTCGATTGAATTTCATGGCTGTTTGACCTCTTGTTCTCGATTGAATTCTCGTTCAGCTTCTCGCTGTTCTTCTATTTGCTTCCCTGATAAAGCTTCAGCAGATTGTTGTAGATAAAGAGTGCGACTTTGCCTTAGTTTCCGCATAGCTGCTATCATTAAATTAGGCTGGACATCGGCAATGGTGGAAACTTGTCCAGTTCGAGCTTGTAGCACTGCACAATACTCAAATAAAGCAGCAGCCATTCTGGGATAGTCAAGTCGAATTGCTGCTTGATTCCAATCTGTTTCTATGCGACTTTCTACTAAGTCAAAACATCCGTCGCGGCTCATGCGGTGACAGGGGTGTTTTTTGTCTTCTCTTTGTTTGTCAATGTTGAAGGTCTTTTTCTGAGCTTCTGCTAGGATTAATCGCTGCCATTGACCGGGTTCTCCTACGCCATCACCCCATACAAATAGGTTCATTTGTTGTTGGTCTTGGAGGAAGTTGGTATCGAGTTGATTGACTAATGTTTGGGGGTTGAAAGTGGTGGTTGGTGCTACTTTCTTTTGAGGTTGGCTGTTGAAAGTCCAATAGGCGATAATTCCGGCAATAGGTAGTGCTACCGCACCAACTGCAATCAATCGAATTGCTAGGGGCGATAGTTTGAATTTAGGGCGGTTTTTTTGTTGTTCAAAAGTCAATGGATATGGTGGTGGTTGCCATTCGGGTTGGGGTGGAATTGGTTGTACATCCATGTTATTTATCCTGTTGTTGTTAAGAGATTGCTAAGCCATCTGTACCTATAAATACTTCAGGTTTTCTCCTGTTGTTGTTAAGAGATTGCTAAGCCATCTGTACCTATAAATACTTCAGGTTTTCTCCTGTTGTTGTTGAGAGATTGCTAAGCCATCTGTACCTATAAATACTTCAGTTGCACCGATAATTAGCTCAGTTGATGGTGGTGAAATCTTGGAGGACTTGGGCTCTGTTTTTTGAGGCTTTAGGAAACAGGAAAGGCAAATAGCTAAGGCGATAAAGGCTCCACCTAAACTGCCGATTGGGGTGCTGTTGCCAACTGCAACGCCGCTCAACATTGTTAAGCTGGTGATGCCAATTGCTCTATTTCTTTCCTGTTCAACTAACACTTTTTGTTGTATCGCTAGGGCTTTTCCTAGTTCTGTATGAGCTTCTACCAGAGCCCTGCTGATTGTTGCCGTTGGGTGGTTTTGTAAGGTTCTAAGGCACTCGAAGTTACGGGTACTGCTAACTTGGGGGTGGGAAGTTTGGCTTCCCTCAAGTCTAAAGGGGTGGCTGCTGCTGCCTCTGATAAACTGTTTAAGTTGCTGCGAAGGTTGTTGCCAAAGTCGGATAATTCGGTGACTAAAGTGGTGACGTAACCTACTTTTAAGGCTTGCACGTTGGTTTTGGCCATTTGTGATCCTGTTTCGGCGAGGCCAATGTTGCCTTGCTGTGTGGCTTCAATAAGTGCTTGAATGGCTGCACCTTTATCTTCTGTTTCGTCTCGTTTGGCATCGGAGGGTTTAGCTATAGCATCTGGGTCGATTTCGTTGCAGTAAGCACTGCGTCCGTTTCGGGATGATGCTATTTGTAAAATGGCATCGTCAGGTGAGAGTTTTTCATCCCTTACTAGCGAGTAATAATGGCGGATTTCAGTAGCATCAATTTCGTCAACTTGTGAGTTTTGCCAATTGGGTTGACCTAATGCTTTTCGGACATTGGTGATGTCGGCAACTTTGGCGAGTCCGAGTTCACTTTTGAGTTCTGTTCTGGAAATATTCATGGGTTGGCAATCCTTGTTCAATTAAACGCCTGTGTACTGGGTCAATGCGGTAGTTGGCTTCAATCAGCCATTTTTCGAGGGTGACTAAGCACCATTTGTGGAAGTCTGAGAACTTTCGCTCGTGCAGTTTGCGACTGAACTCCGGGCATTCTTCTAAGAGGGACAGCCTTCGCTTAAATGTTGCTTCTGACATAGGCTTGCGGCCGCCGAGGAGAAGTTTGAGTTCTGTTCTTTCCCACCATGAGCGCGTTCCTGTGCTAGGGTTGAAAGCCCTGACTGTGATTGGTTTACGGTGTTTTTTCATCACTTTCGTGAGCTAATTCGTGAGCTAATTGAGAGAGTTGTTTTTTCGATTTGAATTAGCTCACAAAGGGGGTAAAAAAATTTAGCTGATAGGGCGATCGCGCGATCGCTTTGAGTTCAACAAGCTTGAGGGCGCGATCGTTTTCTGGGATGGCGGTGAATTGGTTAGCCTGTCCCAGTTGCTGCGGGAGATTGGGTTGAGGCAGAGCGATCGCGAATTGTGCGACCGCCTGATTTTGCGTCATAGTGAATTAGCTCCTATGTTAATGAGAGTTGAGCCAGCGGTAAAAGTTGTCCAGACCAGCACCGCTGGCTTTTAGATACCTGTTGCTAGTGCATTATAGCACTATAGCTATATCAGTCAAGGGCATTGTGATGGTATTAGGTAGGTAAAGATGAGCAAATTTATGAAGTAATGGCAAAACACACCATCCGATGTAGGCTTCAAGAATGGATAGATGCAATGGGGCTGACCTATTCCGCTGTAGCTGAATCGGCTGATGTTGATGTAGGTGCTGTGCGACGATTAGCAAAGAATCAGTTTGACCGAGTGGACTGTGCTACGTGGCAAGCGATCTGCAAACTCTTCAATAAACAGATAAACGAACTTTTTTATGAGGAAAAACCAGAGGATTGACATACGGGAGACTTTACTTAACAATACTTAACTTTTGACTGTCACATAAATTAATATTAGGATCTGTATACGATCAATTATTTAACTGCGGTATGATCGTAGAAGTCCAAGCGAACATTGCTATATCTATGGCGAGAATAAGAGGAGTGGGCGGACACCGCCGTAA from Kamptonema formosum PCC 6407 includes the following:
- a CDS encoding helix-turn-helix domain-containing protein, giving the protein MAKHTIRCRLQEWIDAMGLTYSAVAESADVDVGAVRRLAKNQFDRVDCATWQAICKLFNKQINELFYEEKPED